One window from the genome of Pirellulales bacterium encodes:
- a CDS encoding efflux RND transporter periplasmic adaptor subunit: MKSIHWTILMLSSVAIVGCQQAQSQTPPPAPPKPPEVFYTMPQMKEVTDIEDFTGHTEAVKMVQVRSRVSGYLMKVNFVDGADVKEGDVLFQIDSRPYVADLENKEAMVAQNERHTERLKADYDRGLKMLASKAISQEVFDQYHFDYIESQATLRATKASRDISQLNVDFTKVTAPISGKVSRRLVDPGNLVLADNTELTTIVSEDPIYGYFDIDEHTLLKVRHLIKEKKIGKENDSPVMLALSDETGFPHPGTINFIDNQLDEQTGTLRFRGTFPNHDHFITPGLFIRVRLPIGEPHQAVAIPESALGTDQGHKFVFVVNKKSEAIYTPVEVGPPYPGEMRVIEKGLTTSDRVVASGLQRVRSGMKVEAKELKPADSTSGPDVTPAKPPATTPKSPDAK, encoded by the coding sequence ATGAAGTCGATCCATTGGACCATCCTGATGTTGTCGAGCGTGGCGATTGTGGGCTGTCAGCAGGCCCAGTCGCAAACGCCGCCGCCTGCCCCGCCGAAGCCGCCCGAGGTCTTCTACACGATGCCGCAGATGAAAGAAGTCACCGACATCGAAGATTTCACCGGCCACACCGAGGCGGTCAAGATGGTGCAAGTGCGCTCCCGGGTGTCAGGCTATCTCATGAAGGTGAACTTCGTGGACGGCGCGGACGTCAAGGAAGGGGACGTGCTATTTCAGATCGACAGCCGGCCCTACGTCGCCGATCTGGAAAACAAAGAGGCCATGGTCGCCCAGAACGAGCGGCATACCGAACGGCTGAAGGCGGACTACGACCGTGGGCTAAAGATGCTGGCCAGCAAGGCGATTAGCCAAGAAGTGTTTGATCAGTACCACTTCGACTATATCGAATCGCAGGCCACCTTGCGGGCCACCAAGGCCAGCCGCGACATTTCGCAGCTCAACGTCGATTTCACGAAAGTCACGGCGCCCATCAGCGGCAAAGTCAGCCGCCGTTTGGTCGATCCTGGCAACCTGGTGCTGGCCGACAACACGGAGTTGACCACCATCGTCTCCGAAGACCCGATCTACGGCTACTTCGATATCGACGAGCATACGCTCCTCAAGGTCCGCCACCTTATCAAGGAAAAGAAGATTGGAAAAGAAAACGATTCGCCGGTAATGCTCGCACTTTCCGACGAAACCGGTTTTCCGCATCCGGGAACGATCAATTTCATCGACAACCAGTTGGACGAGCAGACCGGCACCCTGCGATTCCGCGGCACGTTTCCCAACCACGATCATTTTATTACCCCTGGACTGTTCATCCGCGTTCGCTTGCCGATCGGCGAGCCGCACCAGGCGGTGGCCATCCCCGAGAGCGCGCTGGGGACCGATCAGGGACACAAGTTCGTCTTCGTGGTGAACAAAAAGAGCGAAGCGATCTACACGCCGGTCGAAGTCGGCCCCCCGTATCCCGGTGAAATGCGCGTGATCGAGAAAGGACTGACCACGTCGGACCGGGTGGTTGCCAGCGGCTTGCAGCGCGTTCGCAGCGGCATGAAGGTCGAAGCGAAAGAGTTGAAGCCCGCGGACTCAACCAGCGGACCGGATGTAACACCGGCTAAGCCGCCAGCGACGACCCCAAAGTCACCGGACGCGAAATAA
- a CDS encoding TetR/AcrR family transcriptional regulator has protein sequence MKTARNPRPGRPKDESLWASRTDEILDTAATIFAQHGYQDTEMQFIADALQVGKGTIYRYFPSKEELFLKAVSRGMDRLRQAVKAAYEPIEDPLERMTVAIHAYLTFFRNHPQYVELLIQERAQFRDRKKQTYFEHREKNIGEWRQMYADLIAEGRFRDVPVTRILDTVSDLVYGTMFTNYFTGRHKPLEAQAKDLVDVLFFGILSDRERTVRHDGDVSLSTPLSNNGDVQANGK, from the coding sequence GTGAAAACCGCTCGCAATCCTCGACCGGGACGCCCCAAGGACGAATCTCTGTGGGCCAGCCGCACCGATGAAATCCTCGACACGGCGGCCACCATCTTCGCCCAGCATGGCTACCAAGATACTGAAATGCAATTCATCGCCGATGCCCTACAGGTCGGCAAGGGGACCATCTATCGCTACTTCCCCAGCAAGGAAGAGCTATTCCTCAAGGCCGTCTCGCGCGGCATGGATCGGCTCCGGCAAGCAGTTAAGGCCGCTTACGAGCCGATCGAAGATCCGCTCGAGCGCATGACTGTCGCGATCCATGCCTATCTGACGTTCTTCCGCAACCATCCGCAGTATGTCGAGCTGCTGATCCAGGAGCGGGCCCAATTTCGCGATCGAAAGAAGCAGACGTACTTCGAGCATCGCGAGAAGAACATCGGGGAATGGCGGCAAATGTACGCCGATTTGATCGCCGAGGGACGGTTCCGCGACGTGCCGGTCACCCGTATCCTCGACACGGTGAGCGACTTGGTTTACGGCACGATGTTCACCAACTACTTTACCGGCCGCCATAAGCCGCTCGAGGCCCAAGCCAAAGACCTGGTGGATGTGTTGTTCTTCGGGATTCTCAGCGACCGGGAACGAACTGTGCGGCACGATGGCGATGTGTCGCTGTCGACGCCGCTGTCGAACAACGGCGACGTGCAAGCGAACGGCAAATGA